In one Curtobacterium citreum genomic region, the following are encoded:
- a CDS encoding response regulator transcription factor: MTSTDPNRTTEGVPPLPQPGTRRVRLAILDDHEVLLDSLSSWIAVNAFDFDLALTAHTWLEMVHSENFPTDLVFLDFQLKEPVSIEARVRTCRAAGAKVIVLSSVDSRESRDRALAAGAAAFLSKSLPMREVMDVAREVMGVSRETPPQRDWRPLPTGANAHQRPKLSHGEEEALRLYVSGYSTNEVAAQMNVQYETAKTYLRRVREKYSKVGRPASKKSDLIRRAAEDGFLA; this comes from the coding sequence ATGACCAGCACTGACCCGAACCGGACCACGGAGGGCGTGCCCCCGCTCCCGCAGCCCGGCACCCGACGCGTGCGGCTGGCGATCCTCGACGACCACGAGGTGCTGCTCGACAGCCTCTCGAGCTGGATCGCCGTGAACGCCTTCGACTTCGACCTCGCGCTGACGGCCCACACCTGGCTCGAGATGGTGCACAGCGAGAACTTCCCGACCGACCTGGTCTTCCTCGACTTCCAGCTCAAGGAGCCGGTGTCGATCGAGGCTCGGGTCCGCACCTGCCGCGCGGCCGGGGCGAAGGTCATCGTGCTGTCCAGCGTCGACAGCCGCGAGTCGCGCGACCGCGCCCTCGCCGCCGGTGCCGCGGCGTTCCTGTCGAAGTCGCTGCCGATGCGCGAGGTCATGGACGTGGCGCGCGAGGTCATGGGCGTCTCGCGAGAGACCCCGCCGCAGCGCGACTGGCGTCCGCTGCCCACCGGCGCGAACGCGCACCAGCGGCCGAAGCTCAGCCACGGCGAGGAAGAGGCGCTGCGCCTGTACGTGTCGGGCTACTCGACGAACGAGGTCGCCGCGCAGATGAACGTGCAGTACGAGACGGCCAAGACCTACCTGCGCCGCGTGCGCGAGAAGTACAGCAAGGTCGGTCGTCCGGCGTCGAAGAAGTCCGACCTGATCCGTCGTGCGGCAGAGGACGGGTTCCTCGCGTAG
- a CDS encoding thymidine kinase yields MAKLYFRYGAMNSGKSTGLLQAAYNYEERGQRVLLAKPSVDTKGDREIVSRLGVTRSVDVVFAPDDDVRASVAAAGAVDPESDRLDGMVRPLSCVLVDEAQFLTPRQVDDLLRIAVLDDVPVLAYGIRTDFRTEAFPGSARLLEIAHSLEELKTICRCGRKAVFNPRKVDGRFVFDGSQVAIDGAGVTYEALCANCYLTESGGRLDGD; encoded by the coding sequence GTGGCGAAGCTCTACTTCCGCTACGGCGCGATGAACAGCGGCAAGAGCACCGGACTCCTGCAGGCCGCCTACAACTACGAGGAGCGCGGGCAGCGCGTGCTGCTCGCGAAGCCGTCGGTCGACACCAAGGGTGACCGCGAGATCGTGTCGCGCCTCGGCGTCACCCGGTCCGTCGACGTCGTCTTCGCGCCGGACGACGACGTCCGCGCGTCCGTCGCAGCTGCCGGTGCGGTAGACCCGGAGTCCGACCGGCTCGACGGCATGGTCCGGCCGCTCAGCTGCGTCCTCGTCGACGAGGCGCAGTTCCTGACGCCCCGCCAGGTCGACGACCTGCTCCGCATCGCCGTCCTCGACGACGTCCCGGTGCTCGCCTACGGCATCCGCACCGACTTCCGCACCGAGGCGTTCCCCGGCAGCGCGCGGCTGCTCGAGATCGCGCACTCCCTCGAGGAGCTCAAGACCATCTGCCGCTGCGGTCGCAAGGCGGTGTTCAATCCCCGCAAGGTCGACGGACGCTTCGTCTTCGACGGCTCGCAGGTCGCCATCGACGGCGCCGGCGTCACCTACGAGGCGCTGTGCGCCAACTGCTACCTCACCGAGTCGGGCGGTCGCCTGGACGGCGACTGA